A single genomic interval of Gossypium raimondii isolate GPD5lz chromosome 11, ASM2569854v1, whole genome shotgun sequence harbors:
- the LOC105789551 gene encoding uncharacterized protein LOC105789551, with protein sequence MEKSLREEVKEVRGRGVGKRAVLTQDGRPVAYFSEKISGAALNYLVYDKEMYALVRALETWQHYLWQKEFVSHSDHEALKYIKGQQKLNKCHAKWVEFLESFPYVIQYKNGKDNIVANALSRRYTLLSVLDSKLLGFSLLKDLYAHDDDFGEIFVACENAAVEKFYRYEGFLFKEGKLCISQSFVRELLVLEAHSGRLMGHFGISKTMSTLQEHFYWPKMKKDDERIFLPSFKGLFGIILGIKKYSVWASPQHSWASRIILDS encoded by the exons atggagaagtcattaCGTGAAGAGGTAAAGGAGGTGCGTGGTAGAG gTGTGGGCAAAAGAGCCGTGTTGACGCAAGATGGAAGACCAGTTGCCTACTTTAGCGAGAAAATAAGTGGAGCTGCCCTCAACTACCTCGTTTACGACAAGGAGATGTACGCTTTAGTTCGAGCCCTAGAGACGTGGCAACATTATTTATGGCAGAAGGAGTTCGTGAGTCACTCTGATCACGAGGCTTTAAAGTACATTAAGGGCCAGcagaaattgaataaatgccATGCCAAATGGGTTGAGTTCCTTGAGTCTTTTCCTTATGTCATACAGTACAAAAATGGTAAAGACAATATCGTGGCTAATGCGTTGTCGAGGAGGTATACTTTACTCTCTGTTCTCGATTCTAAATTGCTTGGATTCTCTTTGTTGAAAGATTTATATGCTCATGATGACGACTTTGGTGAGATATTTGTTGCTTGTGAGAATGCTGCTGTTGAGAAATTTTATAGGTACGAAGGGTTTCTTTTCAAGGAAGGAAAACTTTGTATTTCACAAAGTTTCGTTCGAGAACTCCTTGTACTCGAGGCGCACAGTGGCAGACttatgggacattttggaattAGTAAAACCATGTCGACATTACAAGAGCACTTCTACTGGCCTAAAATGAAGAAAGATGATGAGCGCATAT TTCTTCCAAGTTTCAAGGGACTGTTCGGCatcattcttggcatcaagaaAT ATTCGGTTTGGGCAAGTCCACAACATTCTTGGGCATCAAGAATCATTCTTGATTCATAA